Within Dermacentor variabilis isolate Ectoservices chromosome 8, ASM5094787v1, whole genome shotgun sequence, the genomic segment TGCACCCTTTGGGTCATATTTGTCacacaataatcatcatctgtcttgcttgtgtttcctttcttgaaaacgctatGCTGGCTacattcctgtcgagaatgctctgtcatgctgatgatGTACATGCGggttcatgacttggaagtactgggctgGCTGTGTTAAAGAAAGGgttaaagagaggaaatgcagacaagacaaatgatggttatttgttgtgtggcaagatatgatGCAAATGGTGTAATTTTGCCGAAGAGTGCAGGACATCGCCTGTCAGACTTGCAttctctttcttgaaaactccaCACTCACTACTTTTatgtcaagaatgctatgtcacatTGATAATGCGCATCTCATTTGTGACCCAAAAGTTCCGGGCACACAGCGTTAATAAACGGAAAGGCATGCCAAATAGATGCATATTATTGTTTAGGGCAAGagagccccaaagggtgcaaagttGTTATGCAGCACAAGTTGTACTCTTGCAAATAATGATGGACACAGCTGGGCTGTACTGCCACCGATGTACAAGGCACAATATTAATGAAAATAATGAGTGTATGAAAATAGTGCAACTTATGTGACATACGTCAGAAGGTATAAATTTGGTGTGCTTCCACTCTAAAAAAACATTAAAACTCTCTTCAAGGTTTAAGTTTGTCTGCAATAATAATCACTTGTGCGCCATTTTGTTTAATGCTCTGTgtttgctactttcctgtcgggaggAACACTATGACATGTCAATATATAGATGGCATTCTTGACAGGTAAGTATCACACGATTGGCATTAAAGGGTACATGCACAACATTGAGGATGATTATAGCAAACCGAGGCAGTTCCAGCCAAACGCCATCTCTGATCTCTCGCACAACGACAGACCAAAAGCACATCTTCATTACAACTGTTTCACCCAGACCCTTTGAATGCCAGGTTTTATTCCCAGTGCTCCTCAACCCCTGCCAGGTTTTTCTCGCACATTTACTTAGCAGACATTTCTGACAATGTAGGAGCTGGTTCTCCCTCTTCGGTTTCTTGTTCAAAATTCATTAACCATTTATAAATCTTTGTCAAAAAGTGGGCGGACCTGCTGCTCTCGTTTGCCGTGGCTAACCTGCAATGACAGAGCAGTGAGACATTTCTCCACCTGCAGTCAGAAATTTAACTTTATCAGTTTAGATGACTTCTCCATAGATGGAAAAACAGGTACGCAATGTTCTTTCTTGCACAAATCGCTTATGGCGAGGCACGGAGTGCGCTGAAAACACAGAATGAGTGTACTCAGGAGTGGCAGGTGTTGTGCGGGAATTGGCTTCCAGGTTATCTTGGGAGTAGCAGTGAAAGTGCTGAAGGTTGTACAGTTTTTAAGCATGTGTAGCCACCCACAgaaatttacaacacacaagttTCATGGTGATTGTGAATTTCCGCTGGGTGCTCCCAATTTAATTGATCATTTGTGAGTCTCAAAAGCTACTACCCTCACAACTATTTGAATTCAAAGCCATGTGCTCAGGCATCACAGGAATGTAGCATTTTCGCAAATACTGTGTTCTGCAAAGTTTTCTGTCCCGCTGTACTTTGTTCAGTGCCCTGTTAAAAAAAATTCTATTTGCATATAGTGATCTTGTGCTCAACTATCTTGCAGATGTCCGCACCCCAAGTCCCTTACCCCCACCAGGCCCCATACCCTCCCCCTCAGCCATCATTTCCCCAGATGCCCTATGACCCCCCGCCACCGTACAATCCGCAAGCTGGCAATGACGGATACCCGCAGCCAGGATGGATATCATCGGCCTCGGCACCGCAGCAGCCTCCACCTCAACCACAGCAGCCGCAGGCTACAGTCTTTAACCCAGCTGCTCAGGTAATGCATTACTTACCCAACCTCCCAGCAGGTAGTGATGCAGAGATCAACACAGATTGCAAGAGACAGCCTCAGTCTACAAAACTAGGCTTCATTGATGCGGCTTACTTGGGGCTTTGATATCCTTGTATCTCAAAAACGTTGAGTGAAACTTTACTATTAAGGCCATGAAATGTCAGGCATACTGCGACTCTTGTGATGGTTCTCACTGCACACATGACATGCACTGTGTGACCTTCACCCTTCAGGGTTACGTCAAGCAGGGGTCAACCTATGTGCCCACTGGTCAGCCCGGCATGGTGCCACCAGCAGGGTACTACCCGTCGGGTGGTCAGCCAGGGCTCCCTGGTGGCGGCTACTACAACAGTAGCACACAGCAACCCATGCCTGGAGGCTACTACCCCGGACAACCTGCTCCACCTCCAGGTGGCACTCAGGGATACTATGGTGCAACGGGTTACCCTGGGGCCAACACAGTGTAAGTGACAACTCTCCCATTGGGGGACATTCTGCATAGACCACTTTTACCATGGCCGCCATGTGAGTGTGCAAGGTAAAGCTTCATAACTGGAATCTGGGGGCAGGTTAAGAGAACCCCCagatggtcaaagttaatccagagCAGTCCGCTATTATGCCTCTAAGTTTCTTTAGAACGTTAACTTGTGAAGTATGGATGTGACATTTCgtatttatcttttctttttctgcctcaaatTTACATGCATGCCCTCTCAAACTTAGAAAAAAAGTTCTGGCAAGCATTGTAGCAGCCTAGTTTACTACAATACTTCTTTCTATGCATCAGCTTTTTTGTACACCGAAGGTGAATACGCCATGTCGTTGTGGAATACTGGCTTCTCTGTTTCTGCGAACTGTAGCTGCCATATGAGAGCAGCCCTCTTCCTATTGTTACTCTTatgaacatcatcatcataccTGGCCTTATTGCTGCTACACATAAACAACTTTTGCTCGGCGTCGTGTCGCGATAACGCCAATGGGGCCAAGTCCGGCATTTTAAAACTAACTTAATATATCACATTAGTACAAGTGTGATCTTTTTAGGTGCCTGAGGTGAGTTGGCTGAATTTCTGAAACTCCTTTAACCTCCAACAATCAATGAATTGGACAATACAATTTCTCAGgcaataagtttttttttttttgcaggagaaTGCGAACATCCGAAGTTGTACAGTATTTGCTTCTCTTCAAATATCAGGGATAACAACACCTA encodes:
- the LOC142589896 gene encoding uncharacterized protein LOC142589896, which translates into the protein MSAPQVPYPHQAPYPPPQPSFPQMPYDPPPPYNPQAGNDGYPQPGWISSASAPQQPPPQPQQPQATVFNPAAQGYVKQGSTYVPTGQPGMVPPAGYYPSGGQPGLPGGGYYNSSTQQPMPGGYYPGQPAPPPGGTQGYYGATGYPGANTVVVREQTQETSRMDDLAKCCLGTCCLTWFCCWLTD